From the Ensifer adhaerens genome, the window CACCACCGACCCGCTCGCCGCGACGCTCGCTTCCTCGGCCAGCGCAATGAACCCCTCAACCACCTCCTTCTGCCGGGCCGAAATCAGCGGCCCCACATCGAGATCCGACATGGCGGGTCCCACCTTCAGCGATCGATAGCGTTCCGACATACGCGAGACGACATCGTTATAGACATCCTTCTGGACCAGAATGCGCGACGCTGCGGAGCATGTCTGCCCCGCGTTCTGGATACCTGCATTGACCAGAAACGGCAGCGCCGCATCAAGGTCGGCATCCGCAAAGACCAGCTGCGGCGACTTGCCGCCCAATTCCAGCGTAACGGGCACGACATTGCGCGAAGCGGCGGCCTGGATCTTCATGCCCACGCCGACCGAACCGGTGAAGGAAATATGGTTGATCGACGGATGTCCGGACAGGGCCGCTCCCGCCTCTTCGCCCAGCCCCGGCACTACGTTCAGCGCCCCCTTGGGCAGACCCGCTTTTTGACATATGTCAGCAAAGGCCAGCGCCGTCAGGCAGGCTTCCTCCGCCGGCTTCAGCACCGCCGCATTGCCCATCGCGAGCGCCGCACCGACCGACCGGCCAAGGATCTGCATGGGGTAATTCCACGGGATGATGTGCCCCGTCACGCCATGGGGCTCACGCAACGTGTAGACAGTGTAACCATTTAAATATGGAATTGTTTCACCATGGAATTTATCGCAAGCACCACCGTAAAACTCCAGATATCGTGCCAAAGCCACGGCATCCGCACGCGCCTGCTTCAGGGGCTTGCCAACATCGATAGCCTCCAGCCTGGCAAGGTCCTCGACGTGATCGAGGACAGCACGCCCGATCTTTCCAAGAAGCCTGCCACGCTCGAATGCAGGCATGCGCCCCCATTCCCCGCGCAGCGACCGGCTGGCGGCGGCTACGGCGAGATCGACATCTGCCGCTCCGCCACGCGCAATCGCTCCAATGATCGCGCCATCCGAGGGGTTTTCTAGCGGCAGTGTCTCCCACCCTTCCGGTGCGACCCACGCTCCGTCGATGAAACACTTGTCCGTTGGGAACCAGGGCGAAATCATGAAATGTCTCCTTGCGAGAATCAGGCAGCCGCGATCTCGCGGCGCTTGAGCGCCGCCTCGAGGTCGGGCGTGGCGGCGATGAGCTGCCGCGTATAGTCATGTTGGGGATTGGAGAAGACGGCCTCGGTCTCCCCCGCTTCAACGATACGTCCGGCCTTCATCACCATGACCCTGTCTGTAATGGCCCGCACCACTGACAGGTCATGGGAGATAAAGAGATAGGACAAATCGAGCCGATCAGACAGATCGGCAAGAAGATCGAGAATCTGCGCCCGGATCGAAACATCCAGAGCCGACACCGCTTCGTCGAGAATAATCAGCGACGGATGCGTGATCAGAGCGCGCGCGATCGCGACGCGCTGTCGTTGCCCGCCAGAGAATTCGTGAATGTACTTGTCCGCATCCCGTGCCGAGAGACCGACATTCTCGAGAGATTCGGCAACGCGGCGTTCCAGCGCGGAACCGCCCGGCGCGTCGCGTCCCATCAAATGGAACGGTTCGGTGACCAGGCGGCGCACCTTGTGACGCGGATTGAAGGAACCGTAGGGATCCTGAAACACGACCTGCATCTTTCGCCGCGCGGCGAGGCTCGCACCCGCCTTGCTCGTTACCAGTTCGCCGCCAACCCGGATTTCGCCCGCCTGCGTATTCTCGAGCGCCAGAATGGCCCGCGTGAGCGTCGACTTTCCGCAGCCGCTTTCGCCCACAAGGCCGACATTCTCGCCCCTGTGTATCTTGAAACTGACCTCGTCGACGGCACGGAACGCTCCGGGCTTGGCGAAAAGCGACCGGCGCGGCAGCACATATTCCCTCACCACGGAAGATACCTCGAGCACCGGTGTACTATCGGGCGCGACGTCCGGAGGCTTCCGCACCGGATGATGGCCAGTCGCCGCCATCAGGGCCTTGGAGTAGGGATGCTGCATGGAACGGAAGAGGTGGACCGCCTCCCCTTGCTCAACAACCTCTCCCGACTTCATGATGACGATGCGATCCGCAATGTCTGCCACAACGGCAAGATCGTGGGTGATGAGAATGAGGCCCATGCCGTCCGCATCGACCAGCGTCTTCAACAGCGTCAGAATCTGCGCCTGCGTCGTGACATCGAGCGCCGTCGTCGGTTCGTCCGCGATCAGCAGTTTTGGCCGCAGGGCAATGGCCATGGCAACGACCACACGTTGACGCTGACCGCCCGAAAGTTCATGAGGATAGCGACCAAGCGGGAAACGATCTTCCGGCAGGCCCACCCGATTCAGGGTCTCCCTGGCAATTGACAGGGCTTCTTTTCGGCTCGCCCCGCGATGAATCATGACCGTTTCGGCCACCTGATCGCCGATGGTCTTGACAGGATTCAAGGCTGTCATCGGCTCCTGAAAAACCATGCCGACGTCAGCGCCTCTGATGGCGCACATCTCAGCTTCGGACTTGTCCAGCAGCTCGACGCCATCCAACCGAATGGATCCTGACATCTGCATGCCGTGGGGCAGCAACTGCATGACGGAAAGCGCTGTCATAGACTTGCCGGACCCGCTCTCGCCGATCACGCCAACGACCTCACCCCGACCTACCTCGAACCTGACATCTGACAGGATTTTCAAGCCGAGGATGGAAAGATCGAGCCTGTCTATCTGAAGAAGCGTCATCAGCGGCTCCTCCTCAGCTTCGGGTCAAAGATGTCGCGCAGGCCATCTCCCATGAGATTGAGCCCGAGCACCGTCAGCACAATCGCCGCACCGGGAAACAGCGCCATATTAGGGGCAAGGCTGATCATGGTCTGGGCATCCGCCAGCATCCGCCCCCAACTGGGCGTCGGCGGTTGCGCACCGAGGCCGACATAGGAAAGTGCCGCATCGGCCAGGATGCCCAGCGAAAACTGGATCGTTCCCTGCACAATCAGTAGATTGAGGATATTGGGCAGGATATGTTCGGCGGAAATTCGGGCGGCTCCCTTGCCGGCCACACGCGCCGCGAAGATGTATTCCCGCGTCCACAGCATCAATGCAGCTCCACGCGAAAGGCGCGCAAAAACCGGGATATTGAAGATCCCGATCGCGATGATGGCATTCGTCGCGCCAGCACCGAACACCGCCGTGATGAGAATGGCGATCAGCAAAGCGGGAAAGGCGAAGATCAGGTCATTCGCCCGCATGATCAGCTCATCGACCAGGGATCCCTGCCTAGCGGCCGCCCACAAGCCGAGAGGCACCCCCATGGCGATGCCTATACCGACGGCCACGAATGCGACGGCGATCGACGTTCGCGCACCCACCATGATCATGGAAAATATGTCCCGTCCGAAATGGTCCGTGCCGAACCAGTGCAGGGCAGACGGCCCCTTCAGCTTGTCTGCGACCGAGAGCGCTGTTGCGTCGTAAGGCGTCCAGACAAAGGACAGCAACGCCGCCAGAACGAAGACCCCCGTCAGAAAGAAGCCAAGCGCGAAGCTTTTCGATTGGAACGCAGCGCCGACAAGGCCGGGCTTTTCGTCAGGAAGCGAACCGATGCTCATCAGGACCGGCTCCTCAGGCGTGGATCGACAATCGCATAGGCGACATCAACCAGAAAGGTGATCACGATCACGGCAAAAACCAGAAGCATGACCACCGACTGGACCACGATAAGATCCCGCTGGGTGATACCCTGAAAGACCAGTCGTCCAAGTCCCGGCAGATAAAAGACATTCTCGATGATGATAGCCCCGGCCAGCAGGAATGAAAATTGCAGGCCGATAATCGTCAACACCGGGATCATGGCGTTGCGTACGGCATGGCGAACCAGTGTCTGTCCTTGCGTCAGCCCCTTCGCCCGCGCAGAACGAATGTAGTCCTCCGACAGCGTGTCCAGCAGCGCAGAACGCATAACGCGTGCGAGAATCGAGGCTTGAGGCAGCGCAAGCGCCACGGCCGGGAGCGTCAGCGCCTTCATGGCGGCAAAAAATCCAGTATTCCAGCCCGGGAATCCCCCGGCCGAAAACCAGCGCAACGTGATGGAAAACAGCAGTACAAGGAGCATTGCGAACCAGAAATTGGGAACGGCAATTCCTAGCTGCGTCAAACCCATGATGCCGTAATCGGCAGCCGAATTGCGTTTTGCAGCTGCGATAATGCCAACTGGCAAGGCGATGACGGTAGACAGAATAAGCGAGTAGAGCGCCAGCGGCAGAGACACCCATAGGCGCTCCCGGATCAGCTCGCCGATCGGGACCTTGTATGTATAGCTGACGCCGAAGTCTCCATGCATCAGGCCAGCGATCCAGGCCAGATAGCGCCAAACCAGAGGACCATCCAGACCCAGCTGATGCCTTAGCGCTTCGACCGTCTCCGGCTGCGCATTCATTCCCAGCATGTAGGAGGCCGGGTCTCCAGGGACGACCTGAAGCACCAGGAATATCACGATGCTGGCCGCCAGAAGGCTCAAAGCAAGGGAAATCAGACGTTTCAGGAGATAGGGGATCATGGGCACCAGAACCGACGGCCGGAGGCGGCAACGCCCCCGGCCTGCTCGGATCAATCCTTCCAATAAACTGCGGACATGTCGTTGGCGGGCGTCGGTTGGTTCTTCCAGAGGCCCACGATCTTGGCATTGGCAACACCCGTCTTCGGCAATTGGAAGAGGAAAGCGTTGACATAATCATCCGCGATACGCTTCTGCGCCTGCTTCAGCAGCTCGCTCCGCTTCGCGGGATCCGTGGTGTTCGAAAGCTCCGCCATGATCTTCTTGTAGGCGTCGCTCTTGTAATTGAAGTAGTAATTGTCGCGGCCGTAGATATCGAGGTCCATGGGCTCGACATGGGCGATGATCGTCATGTCGTAATCCTTGCCCTTGAACACCTGTTCAAGCCATTGCGCCCATTCGACATTGGTAATCTCCGCCTTGATACCAACCTTGGCGAGTTCGGCTGCAATGATCTCGCCGCCCTTGCGGGCGTATGGCGGCGGCGGCAACTTCAAAGACACGGTGAAGCCGTCCGGGTAACCCGCCTCTTTCAGCAGCGCCTTCGACTTTTCGGGGTCATAGTTGGATTGCGCCGTCAGATCGACATAGTCCGGATTATGCGGAGCAAAGTGGGTTCCGATCGGCGTGCCATAGCCAAACATGGCCCCGTCGATGATTTCCTTGCGGTTGATCGCATGGGCCACCGCTTCGCGGACCTTGATGTTGTCAAAAGGCTTCTTGCCATTGTTCATGGCAAGGATCGTCTTGCCCTCGGTATTGCCGATGATGACCTGAAAGCGAGGATCCGCCTTGAACTGCTCCAGCGTTTCGGGCGCAGGATACATCGGGAATGCATCGACATCGCCGGCCATCATCGCAGCGAAGGCCGCGGACGGATCGGAAATGAATTTGAACGTCACCTTGTCGAGCTTGGCGGGCGTCCCCCAGTAGCGGTCGAACTTGGCAAGTTCGACGTGGTCACCCTTGACCCAGTTGACGAACTTGAACGGGCCGGTGCCAATCGGCTTTGTAGCTTCGGTTGCAATGCTCTTCGGCGAAAGAATGACGGCATCGCCCCAGGCCATGTTGAAAAGGAAGCTGCCATTTGGCTTTTTCAGCGTCACTTTTACCGTGGCGGGATCAATGACGTCGACCGAGGCGATGTCCGCAAAGAGACCCTTCTGGGCATTGGTGGAATCCGGCGCACGGGCGCGGTCCAGCGAGAACTTCACATCTTCAGCGCTGAAATCCGAGCCGTCATGGAATTTCACGCCGGTGGCGAGATGAAAGGTATAGGTCAGGCCATCGGCCGAAATGTCCCAGCTCTTCGCAAGATCGGGGATAATCGCGCCATTGGCGTCGAAGCGCGTCAGCCCCTGGAAGATGTTGGCATAGGTGACTTCGCGGATCGCCGCGGCAGCACCGGAAGTCGGATCGAGATTCGGCGGCTCAAGAACCATACCGACCGTGATCGCGGTATTGGCCGCATAAGATGGCGTCAATGCGCCCGCAACGACCAGAGCGGCCGCCGTGGTCATCAGCTTGATGAATCTGTTCATTGTCTGTCTTCCTTCCCCTCGATAGCGTTATCGTCCCGCGTATCCGCCGACCCGTTACCCCTAGCCGGCAATCTGCCAATCCTCAAGCGTCATCAGATGGCATGAGCAACTGCAACAGCGACAGCGCCATCACCTTCGCACTATCAACCATGTCGTCAATGCCCACATATTCGTCCGGCTGATGAGCGAGATCGAGGATACCCGGCCCATAGGCAATGCAATTGTACATCTTTCCGATCCGAGCGATATGCTTCTGGTCGTAAGTGCCAGGCGAAGCGACATATTCCGGCTCACGATCGAAAACGGCCTGGATCGCGCTGGCAACGGTCTTGACCACGGGCGCATCGCGCTCCGTCATCGTGGGCGTCACGCCCCACAGTTCCTTCAGCGCATAGTCGAAGCTCGGGCGCTGTGCCTTCACACGCTCCAGCAATGCGACAATTTCACCCTTCACTCCATCCGGGCTTTCCTCGATCAGGTAGCGCCGATCGAGCACCATGCGGGCGCTGTCGGGAACGAGCGGCGAAGGAAAGCCGGAGAAGCCATCCTTCGGCTCATCAAGTCCACCATGAAAGGAATTGATGTTGAGCGTCGAGCGTCGTGCCGGCGGCGGCACGACGGGCATGTCGGTCTGACGCGCGGCAAGGGCCGGAAACAGGCTGCGTTCCATCTCGGCAACCACTGCCCCCATGTGCCGAACCGCGCAATCCCCGAGAAACGGCATGGATCCGTGCGCAATATGGCCAAACGCCTCGATTTCACCCCACCAGACCCCACGATGGCCCAGACAGATGCGATCCTTGTTCAGCGGTTCCGGAATGATGACATGCTGGACGCGCGACGGAGAGAAATAGCCTTGCTCGGCAAGATAGGCGACGCCGCCGAAACCACCGGTTTCCTCGTCTGCCGTGCCGGAAATCTCGACCGCACCGCTAAAATCCGGACAGAGCTCGACAAAAGTCTCCGCCGCGACAATAGAGGCTGCGAGACCGCCCTTCATGTCGCAAGCGCCGCGGCCATAGACCTTTCCATCCTTCACTTCCCCGCCAAACGGATCGAAGGTCCATCCCCTGCCGGGCTCCACGACATCCGTGTGTGAGTTGAAATGCACGCATTCGCCCGGATAGCGCCCCTCGCGGCGGGCAATGACGTTCCATCGCGGAAAACGCTCGCTGTCGCCAGGCGCATCGAGAGCGCGGATCAGCTCAACGGCAAAGCCCTTCGGCGCCAGCCGTCGCTTCAGATACTCGCAGATTTCGAGATAGGCCTCTCCCGGAGGATTGAGCGTCGGAATGCGAATGAGCTCGCGGGTCAGCGTCACGAGGTCGTCACGGCGCAGCTCAATGGCGCGCATCAGCTGCGCAGAAGCCGCGCCCTGCCGAAATTCTCTTGATTTACCAATGGTTTCGCTATCTATTTGCATAGGATCAGCTTCACGAAAGAATGGAGCTGACACAATTCTGTAAAAATACGGGTCTGCAAAACTGCGGGTCACGGACGAATTTGGGGAACAGGGTGAGCGAGAGTGATGATCTTGAGAGGCTGGCGTTCGAATTCGCGCCCATTGGAATCGTCTTGACCGAGGATCGTGTCATTCGGCAATGCAATCGGCAATTCGCGACCATGTTCGGCTATCAACCGGATGAACTGATCGGCCATTCGTTCCGCATGTTGTATGCATCCAATCGCGAGTTCGAAGCCATTCGCGAGGTCGGGTTCAAGGCCCTGAGGGAGGCCGGACGCTACATGGACGAGCGGCTGATGCCCCGCCGAGACGGCTCCATATTCTGGTGCAGGGTCCGCGTGTTCACCTTCGATGCCACAGCTCCCCTCGCCCGCACCATTCTGACCTTTGCCGATATTTCGGATACCCGGCCCGCCATCTCGATGACGGCGCGCGAACGCGATGTCGTCAAATGCCTCGCCAAGGGGCTGACAAGCAAGGAAACCGCTCGGGAACTGAACCTTTCCCCGCGCACGGTCGAGGACTACCGCGCGCGCCTGATCAAGAAGTTCGAGGTTCGCAATTTCTCCGGCCTGATGGCAAGATTGGCCGGATTTTCCATATGAATTCAACGGAATGAGATCGACGTTACCCGAAGGACCCCGCCGCGTTGAGCGGCTATGTCTTCGGACGCAACGGCTGACGATTAAAGATTGAGCGCCTCGCGCAATGTCAGGATGTTGCCCATGCGAAGATCCAGATCCGCCTCGATGTGACCGATATGGTGCAGCATCATGTCTGCCGCGCGATCTGCATCGCCAGACTGCAGGGCTTCAAGGATCAGCGCATGATCGTCATGGCCGCAGCTGGATACGCCCGAGCGTCCATAGAGGGCGATGACGAGGGATGATCGTGCAACCAGCTCATCCATGAACTTTTCCAGCAGAGCATTCCCTGCAACGCGCGCCAGCATGATGTGGAATTCGCCGGAGGCCTTGATCTCCGCCCGTCTCGCCTCCGGACCGCGGCTCGCCTTGTAGCGATCCTCTTTCTCAAGATGGCGCCGGAAGGCTTCGACGTCGGCCTTCGTTATACGGCGGGCCGCTTCTGCCACGATGCCCGCTTCGATCAGGCGACGGGATGCAAACACCTGTCTCGCGTCTTCAGGCGTTGGATTGGATACAAAAGCACCGCGATTTCGTTCGCTATGTACAAGACCTTCGAATGCAAGCATCTGCAATGCGTAGCGAACTACGGTTCGGCTGACATCAAAAAGCGTTCCGACCTCCGCTTCCGAAAGCTTTGTTCCCGGCGCCAGCCGCCTGTCCACAATTGCATCCCTCAAGGCGTCGCGTATGGCCTTGGCCCGATCTTCCTGATGGGCGTCCATGGATAGTGTAGCTTTCTCGGAGAGTTTCATGTTTGCGCTTCCTGTTGAGATCACTTGTACTGCGTGTGCAACGGAAAGAAAATAGCGCAGCGAGATCCAGATTGCGTACGATCTGCTCACAAAATTGCCTCGCAATTGCATACACACGCTCATTTTTTATGCATGCCGAAATTCACGCCAGTCCCTTCAGTGCCCAGCGCGACATAAAGACGAGGGATTCCAGTTTCTTAGTGGTGACGCGACCGATCTGGCATGGCTCCTGCATTGAGGTGCAGTATCCACGAACGAGGATGATGCATGTCCCAGGCCGCCGATATCGAACTCGCTTCCGTCTCCAAGATCTACGGCTCGACAACGGCCGTCCACGCGATCAGTTTGAAAATTCCGGCCGGTAGCTATTGCTGTTTCCTTGGCCCATCGGGTTGCGGCAAGACTTCGACCCTGCGGATGATCGCGGGCCATGAGACGGTTTCCGAAGGTGACATCCTGCTCGGAAACACGATTGTGAACGATCTGCCCCCGGCCATGCGCGGGACGGCGATGATGTTCCAGTCATATGCCCTGTTTCCGCACCTTGACCTTGTCGACAACGTCGCCTTCAGCCTCAAGATGAAGGGCGTGGAAAAGTCGGAACGGCGCAACGCCGCACTGGAAATGTTGAAGCGCATGCAGCTGGAACCCTACGCGACCCGGCGTCCGGCGCAACTCTCAGGCGGACAGCAGCAGCGCGTGGCACTCGCCCGCGCCCTGATTACCAGGCCGCAGGCCCTGCTGCTGGACGAGCCTTTGTCAGCTCTCGACCCCTTTTTGAAAATCCGCATGCG encodes:
- a CDS encoding aldehyde dehydrogenase (NAD+), encoding MISPWFPTDKCFIDGAWVAPEGWETLPLENPSDGAIIGAIARGGAADVDLAVAAASRSLRGEWGRMPAFERGRLLGKIGRAVLDHVEDLARLEAIDVGKPLKQARADAVALARYLEFYGGACDKFHGETIPYLNGYTVYTLREPHGVTGHIIPWNYPMQILGRSVGAALAMGNAAVLKPAEEACLTALAFADICQKAGLPKGALNVVPGLGEEAGAALSGHPSINHISFTGSVGVGMKIQAAASRNVVPVTLELGGKSPQLVFADADLDAALPFLVNAGIQNAGQTCSAASRILVQKDVYNDVVSRMSERYRSLKVGPAMSDLDVGPLISARQKEVVEGFIALAEEASVAASGSVVAEAPSGGNYVAPRLIAGLDPSHRLAQDEIFGPVQVVIPFDTEEDAVRIANGTDYGLVAGVWTRDGARQMRLAKALRAGQVFINNYGAGGGVELPFGGTGKSGHGREKGFEALYGFSVLKTVAALHG
- a CDS encoding peptide/nickel transport system ATP-binding protein, whose protein sequence is MTLLQIDRLDLSILGLKILSDVRFEVGRGEVVGVIGESGSGKSMTALSVMQLLPHGMQMSGSIRLDGVELLDKSEAEMCAIRGADVGMVFQEPMTALNPVKTIGDQVAETVMIHRGASRKEALSIARETLNRVGLPEDRFPLGRYPHELSGGQRQRVVVAMAIALRPKLLIADEPTTALDVTTQAQILTLLKTLVDADGMGLILITHDLAVVADIADRIVIMKSGEVVEQGEAVHLFRSMQHPYSKALMAATGHHPVRKPPDVAPDSTPVLEVSSVVREYVLPRRSLFAKPGAFRAVDEVSFKIHRGENVGLVGESGCGKSTLTRAILALENTQAGEIRVGGELVTSKAGASLAARRKMQVVFQDPYGSFNPRHKVRRLVTEPFHLMGRDAPGGSALERRVAESLENVGLSARDADKYIHEFSGGQRQRVAIARALITHPSLIILDEAVSALDVSIRAQILDLLADLSDRLDLSYLFISHDLSVVRAITDRVMVMKAGRIVEAGETEAVFSNPQHDYTRQLIAATPDLEAALKRREIAAA
- a CDS encoding peptide/nickel transport system permease protein, which translates into the protein MSIGSLPDEKPGLVGAAFQSKSFALGFFLTGVFVLAALLSFVWTPYDATALSVADKLKGPSALHWFGTDHFGRDIFSMIMVGARTSIAVAFVAVGIGIAMGVPLGLWAAARQGSLVDELIMRANDLIFAFPALLIAILITAVFGAGATNAIIAIGIFNIPVFARLSRGAALMLWTREYIFAARVAGKGAARISAEHILPNILNLLIVQGTIQFSLGILADAALSYVGLGAQPPTPSWGRMLADAQTMISLAPNMALFPGAAIVLTVLGLNLMGDGLRDIFDPKLRRSR
- a CDS encoding peptide/nickel transport system permease protein; amino-acid sequence: MIPYLLKRLISLALSLLAASIVIFLVLQVVPGDPASYMLGMNAQPETVEALRHQLGLDGPLVWRYLAWIAGLMHGDFGVSYTYKVPIGELIRERLWVSLPLALYSLILSTVIALPVGIIAAAKRNSAADYGIMGLTQLGIAVPNFWFAMLLVLLFSITLRWFSAGGFPGWNTGFFAAMKALTLPAVALALPQASILARVMRSALLDTLSEDYIRSARAKGLTQGQTLVRHAVRNAMIPVLTIIGLQFSFLLAGAIIIENVFYLPGLGRLVFQGITQRDLIVVQSVVMLLVFAVIVITFLVDVAYAIVDPRLRSRS
- a CDS encoding peptide/nickel transport system substrate-binding protein, whose amino-acid sequence is MNRFIKLMTTAAALVVAGALTPSYAANTAITVGMVLEPPNLDPTSGAAAAIREVTYANIFQGLTRFDANGAIIPDLAKSWDISADGLTYTFHLATGVKFHDGSDFSAEDVKFSLDRARAPDSTNAQKGLFADIASVDVIDPATVKVTLKKPNGSFLFNMAWGDAVILSPKSIATEATKPIGTGPFKFVNWVKGDHVELAKFDRYWGTPAKLDKVTFKFISDPSAAFAAMMAGDVDAFPMYPAPETLEQFKADPRFQVIIGNTEGKTILAMNNGKKPFDNIKVREAVAHAINRKEIIDGAMFGYGTPIGTHFAPHNPDYVDLTAQSNYDPEKSKALLKEAGYPDGFTVSLKLPPPPYARKGGEIIAAELAKVGIKAEITNVEWAQWLEQVFKGKDYDMTIIAHVEPMDLDIYGRDNYYFNYKSDAYKKIMAELSNTTDPAKRSELLKQAQKRIADDYVNAFLFQLPKTGVANAKIVGLWKNQPTPANDMSAVYWKD
- a CDS encoding succinyl-diaminopimelate desuccinylase; protein product: MRAIELRRDDLVTLTRELIRIPTLNPPGEAYLEICEYLKRRLAPKGFAVELIRALDAPGDSERFPRWNVIARREGRYPGECVHFNSHTDVVEPGRGWTFDPFGGEVKDGKVYGRGACDMKGGLAASIVAAETFVELCPDFSGAVEISGTADEETGGFGGVAYLAEQGYFSPSRVQHVIIPEPLNKDRICLGHRGVWWGEIEAFGHIAHGSMPFLGDCAVRHMGAVVAEMERSLFPALAARQTDMPVVPPPARRSTLNINSFHGGLDEPKDGFSGFPSPLVPDSARMVLDRRYLIEESPDGVKGEIVALLERVKAQRPSFDYALKELWGVTPTMTERDAPVVKTVASAIQAVFDREPEYVASPGTYDQKHIARIGKMYNCIAYGPGILDLAHQPDEYVGIDDMVDSAKVMALSLLQLLMPSDDA
- a CDS encoding PAS domain S-box-containing protein (manually curated) — protein: MSESDDLERLAFEFAPIGIVLTEDRVIRQCNRQFATMFGYQPDELIGHSFRMLYASNREFEAIREVGFKALREAGRYMDERLMPRRDGSIFWCRVRVFTFDATAPLARTILTFADISDTRPAISMTARERDVVKCLAKGLTSKETARELNLSPRTVEDYRARLIKKFEVRNFSGLMARLAGFSI
- a CDS encoding DNA-binding transcriptional regulator, GntR family; translated protein: MKLSEKATLSMDAHQEDRAKAIRDALRDAIVDRRLAPGTKLSEAEVGTLFDVSRTVVRYALQMLAFEGLVHSERNRGAFVSNPTPEDARQVFASRRLIEAGIVAEAARRITKADVEAFRRHLEKEDRYKASRGPEARRAEIKASGEFHIMLARVAGNALLEKFMDELVARSSLVIALYGRSGVSSCGHDDHALILEALQSGDADRAADMMLHHIGHIEADLDLRMGNILTLREALNL